In Salirhabdus salicampi, a genomic segment contains:
- the prmC gene encoding peptide chain release factor N(5)-glutamine methyltransferase, with product MADFQKIWEARRWASLFLKEHSREANVVDILLMHHLQLSKAQLLSVLQEEFPEEKRDIFIHQITEYGLKGVPVQHLIGYEYFYGRKFSVNRHVLIPRPETEELVQLVLQEVERRYATNRVVKCVDIGTGSGVIAVTLKKEQPSLEVAAIDISADALSVAKGNAKNHEVDIAFYEGSYLQPLIDEQEEVDVIVSNPPYIPNEDERTLVDTVKDYDPHLALFGGEDGLNSYRTIVMQSHSVLRQNGLIAFEIGYNQGQDVCQIIQAQYKDAKPKIVQDINGKDRFVYCWIQ from the coding sequence ATGGCGGATTTTCAAAAAATATGGGAAGCCCGAAGATGGGCTTCTCTTTTTTTAAAAGAGCATAGTCGGGAAGCGAATGTTGTGGATATCTTGTTGATGCATCATTTACAACTTTCAAAAGCACAGTTATTAAGTGTCTTGCAGGAGGAATTCCCGGAAGAAAAGAGAGACATATTCATCCACCAGATTACTGAATATGGACTCAAAGGGGTTCCGGTTCAACATTTAATCGGTTATGAATACTTTTACGGGCGCAAGTTTTCCGTAAATAGGCATGTGTTAATCCCTCGTCCTGAAACAGAGGAATTAGTGCAATTAGTGTTACAAGAGGTGGAAAGGCGTTACGCAACAAATCGTGTTGTCAAATGTGTGGATATTGGAACAGGGAGCGGTGTAATAGCCGTAACACTGAAAAAGGAACAACCATCGTTAGAAGTAGCAGCGATTGATATCTCGGCTGATGCCTTATCCGTAGCGAAAGGGAATGCAAAGAACCACGAAGTGGACATCGCATTTTACGAAGGTAGTTACCTGCAACCACTCATTGATGAACAGGAAGAAGTAGACGTTATCGTTTCCAATCCCCCTTACATTCCAAACGAGGATGAACGAACATTGGTGGATACCGTAAAAGATTATGACCCCCACCTAGCTCTATTTGGTGGTGAGGATGGCTTGAACAGTTACCGTACAATCGTAATGCAGTCTCATTCGGTGTTACGCCAAAATGGACTTATTGCTTTTGAAATTGGCTATAACCAAGGACAAGATGTATGCCAAATCATTCAAGCACAATATAAGGATGCTAAACCGAAAATCGTACAAGATATTAACGGCAAAGACCGTTTCGTTTACTGTTGGATACAGTAA
- the spoIIR gene encoding stage II sporulation protein R: MRQALFLFLVIFILFINPSKGYGNSNEGADYGKIPEESIRLRILANSNADVDQQVKRLIRDEINKEITNWVEELVSIDDARALIQQRLDRIDVIVGEVLKEHNIEQSYDVEYGNVSFPTKLYGDFVYPAGEYEAILVTLGDGKGDNWWCVLFPPLCFLDFSDGTTVATTVEGEEDVEVSDKQKVEVKFFVIEWIEKLLTLFS, translated from the coding sequence ATGAGACAGGCTTTGTTTTTATTTTTAGTTATCTTTATCTTGTTTATCAATCCTTCAAAAGGATATGGCAATAGTAATGAAGGTGCAGATTATGGAAAAATACCCGAAGAGTCAATTCGTTTACGTATTTTAGCAAACTCCAATGCGGATGTTGATCAACAGGTTAAACGGTTAATTCGAGACGAGATTAATAAAGAAATTACAAATTGGGTAGAGGAGTTAGTATCTATTGATGATGCTCGAGCATTAATTCAGCAACGTTTAGATCGTATTGATGTAATTGTAGGTGAAGTATTAAAAGAACATAATATCGAACAGTCTTATGACGTTGAATATGGAAATGTATCCTTCCCTACAAAATTGTACGGCGATTTTGTTTATCCAGCGGGAGAATATGAGGCAATCCTCGTTACACTTGGAGATGGAAAAGGTGACAATTGGTGGTGTGTTTTATTCCCTCCATTATGCTTTTTAGACTTTTCTGATGGTACGACTGTTGCTACAACAGTAGAGGGAGAAGAAGATGTCGAAGTTAGTGATAAGCAAAAGGTAGAAGTAAAGTTCTTTGTGATTGAGTGGATCGAAAAACTACTTACGCTGTTCTCATAG
- a CDS encoding low molecular weight protein arginine phosphatase has protein sequence MKNVLFVCTGNTCRSPMAEALLKEKSDSIQVKSAGIFAAKQMPAAPDALKALHSHGISFQHYSQPVTRELLEWADVILTMTTQHKQSLLQQYSQFSEKIFTLKEYVDDEQTNIWNKLKEAYTELEEKRLKLLRNNLTNAEIEQQLQEDITKIRLLESKMDSVDIQDPIGQGIDVYEKTLAELEKNIELLINKLENKDK, from the coding sequence ATGAAAAATGTCTTATTTGTCTGTACCGGGAATACATGTAGAAGTCCAATGGCAGAAGCATTACTTAAGGAAAAATCCGATTCAATACAAGTAAAATCGGCAGGTATATTTGCAGCCAAACAAATGCCGGCAGCACCAGATGCATTAAAAGCGCTTCATAGTCATGGGATTTCATTTCAACATTATTCCCAACCAGTAACAAGAGAACTATTAGAATGGGCTGACGTAATCTTAACGATGACGACACAACATAAACAAAGCTTACTACAACAATACTCACAGTTTAGTGAGAAAATATTTACGTTAAAAGAATATGTTGACGATGAGCAAACAAATATTTGGAATAAACTAAAAGAAGCTTACACAGAGTTAGAGGAAAAACGGTTAAAACTACTTCGAAATAACTTAACCAATGCAGAAATTGAACAACAATTACAGGAAGATATTACGAAGATTCGCCTCTTAGAGAGTAAAATGGATAGTGTTGATATTCAAGACCCTATTGGTCAAGGGATAGACGTTTATGAAAAAACTTTGGCAGAACTTGAAAAAAATATTGAACTCCTCATCAATAAGTTAGAAAATAAAGATAAGTAA
- a CDS encoding type B 50S ribosomal protein L31 gives MKQGIHPEYRKVVFLDTSSDFKFLSGSTQTSEETIEWEDGNTYPLIRVEISSASHPFYTGKQKADKVGGRVDRFKKKYNMN, from the coding sequence ATGAAACAAGGAATTCATCCAGAATACAGAAAAGTTGTTTTTCTTGATACTAGCTCAGATTTCAAATTTTTGAGCGGATCAACACAAACTTCTGAAGAAACAATTGAGTGGGAAGATGGAAACACATATCCATTAATTCGCGTAGAAATTAGTTCTGCTTCTCATCCATTCTACACTGGTAAGCAAAAAGCTGATAAAGTTGGCGGACGTGTAGATCGTTTCAAGAAGAAATACAACATGAATTAA
- a CDS encoding manganese efflux pump MntP, with amino-acid sequence MGSHIIGEWLTLSIMAVALGMDAFSVSLGLGMAYFRLKKIFFIGILIGLFHVIMPSIGMVLGLFFSAKLGNIAAIIGGVLLIILGIQMFLSSFSEEREIKLSSRISILLFALTVSLDSFSVGLSLGMTGSHTVIALFLFGVITTILTWVGFILARKVSHLFGSYSEMLGGSVLFAFGLQLVFS; translated from the coding sequence ATGGGTTCACATATAATCGGAGAATGGTTAACATTATCAATCATGGCAGTTGCCCTTGGAATGGATGCCTTTTCTGTCAGCTTAGGATTGGGAATGGCGTACTTCCGTTTAAAGAAAATTTTTTTTATCGGAATTCTTATCGGTTTATTTCACGTCATTATGCCTTCGATAGGGATGGTTCTTGGTCTCTTCTTTTCGGCCAAGCTTGGTAATATAGCCGCAATTATTGGAGGAGTATTGTTAATTATTTTAGGTATACAAATGTTCCTATCCTCTTTTTCAGAAGAACGGGAAATTAAATTGAGCAGTCGCATTAGCATATTATTGTTTGCGTTGACCGTAAGTTTGGACAGCTTTTCAGTAGGATTAAGTTTAGGTATGACAGGATCCCATACAGTTATTGCACTCTTTTTATTTGGTGTTATCACGACTATACTAACTTGGGTCGGTTTTATATTGGCGAGAAAGGTTAGTCATCTGTTTGGATCCTATAGTGAAATGTTAGGTGGAAGTGTGCTTTTCGCCTTCGGATTACAGTTGGTTTTTTCATAA
- the prfA gene encoding peptide chain release factor 1, translating into MLDKLHALEDRYEKLNELLSDPEVINDTKKLREYSKEQADLQEVVDAYRQYKDVTTQLDDAKAMLEDQLDDDMRDMVKDEISELSTEKEELEERLKILLIPKDPNDDKNVIMEIRGAAGGEEAALFAGSLYRMYSRYAEAQGWKTEILEYHESDMGGYKEIIFMINGQGAFSKLKYENGAHRVQRVPETESGGRIHTSTATVAALPEAEDVEVDIHEKDIRVDTFASSGPGGQSVNTTMSAVRLTHMPTGIVVSIQDEKSQIKNKEKAMKVLRARIYEKFQQEAQAEYDETRKSAVGSGDRSERIRTYNYPQNRVTDHRIGLTIQKLDQILEGKLDEITEALIIEEQTKKLEEIGG; encoded by the coding sequence TTGTTAGATAAATTACATGCTTTAGAAGATCGTTATGAAAAGTTAAATGAATTGTTGAGTGACCCCGAAGTCATTAACGATACGAAAAAGTTAAGAGAATATTCGAAGGAACAGGCTGACCTGCAAGAGGTTGTTGACGCCTACCGCCAATATAAAGATGTAACAACACAATTAGACGACGCAAAAGCGATGTTAGAAGATCAACTAGATGATGATATGCGCGATATGGTAAAAGATGAAATTAGTGAACTTTCAACTGAGAAGGAAGAGTTGGAAGAGCGCTTGAAAATCTTGTTAATTCCGAAGGACCCTAATGATGATAAAAACGTTATTATGGAAATTCGTGGAGCTGCCGGTGGGGAGGAAGCAGCGTTGTTTGCCGGAAGCTTATACCGCATGTACTCCCGTTATGCCGAGGCACAAGGTTGGAAAACGGAAATTCTTGAATATCATGAATCAGATATGGGTGGATATAAAGAAATTATTTTCATGATTAATGGGCAAGGTGCCTTCTCCAAACTGAAGTATGAAAATGGAGCACACCGTGTACAACGTGTACCCGAAACAGAATCAGGTGGACGTATTCATACATCAACGGCTACAGTTGCCGCCCTTCCTGAAGCAGAAGATGTAGAAGTAGATATCCACGAAAAGGATATTCGTGTGGATACATTCGCTTCTAGTGGACCTGGAGGACAGAGTGTTAATACAACGATGTCTGCTGTACGTTTAACCCATATGCCTACAGGAATTGTTGTTTCCATCCAAGATGAAAAGTCACAAATTAAAAACAAAGAGAAAGCGATGAAAGTACTGCGAGCGCGTATTTACGAGAAATTTCAACAAGAAGCCCAAGCAGAATATGATGAAACACGCAAGTCTGCGGTAGGCTCTGGTGACCGTTCCGAGCGTATTCGTACGTATAACTATCCACAAAACCGTGTAACAGATCACCGTATTGGATTGACGATTCAAAAATTAGACCAAATTTTAGAAGGTAAATTGGATGAAATTACTGAAGCGTTAATTATCGAAGAGCAAACGAAAAAGCTGGAGGAAATTGGTGGGTAA
- the glyA gene encoding serine hydroxymethyltransferase, whose product MDQLKNVDPEIFKAVEDERKRQQDNIELIASENFVSEAVLQAAGSVLTNKYAEGYPNRRYYGGCEFVDDAENLARDRAKQLFGADHANVQPHSGAQANMAVYFTVLQPGDTVLGMNLSHGGHLTHGSPVNFSGTLYKFEEYGVDEKTEEIDYDALLKQAKEVKPKLIVAGASAYPREIDFKKFREIADEVGAYLLVDMAHIAGLVATGIHPSPIPHAHFVTTTTHKTLRGPRGGMILCKEEFAKKIDKSVFPGMQGGPLMHIIAAKAVAFKEALGEDFKTYTKNIVSNAKRLGEALTKEGFRLVSDGTDNHLLLLDVKKIGLTGKVAEKALDEVGITVNKNTIPFDEESPFVTSGIRIGTAAVTTRGFGEEEMDEIASIMSFTLQNHEDEEKLKEAKERVTELTRKFPLYER is encoded by the coding sequence ATGGATCAATTAAAAAACGTTGACCCAGAAATTTTCAAAGCGGTGGAAGATGAACGAAAACGTCAGCAAGACAACATAGAATTAATTGCATCAGAGAACTTTGTATCCGAGGCAGTATTACAAGCAGCAGGATCCGTTTTAACAAACAAATATGCAGAAGGGTACCCGAACCGTAGGTATTATGGGGGCTGTGAATTTGTAGATGATGCGGAAAACTTAGCCCGTGATCGTGCAAAACAACTCTTTGGTGCAGATCATGCGAACGTCCAACCCCATTCTGGAGCTCAAGCAAACATGGCAGTATATTTTACTGTACTTCAGCCTGGGGATACAGTTCTAGGAATGAACTTAAGTCACGGTGGACATTTAACTCACGGTAGTCCAGTGAACTTCAGTGGGACATTATATAAATTTGAAGAGTACGGTGTAGATGAAAAAACAGAAGAAATCGATTACGATGCTTTACTGAAGCAAGCAAAAGAAGTAAAGCCGAAGTTAATCGTAGCTGGAGCCAGTGCTTATCCACGTGAAATCGACTTCAAAAAGTTCCGTGAAATTGCTGATGAAGTGGGAGCTTACTTGTTGGTAGATATGGCTCATATCGCGGGGTTAGTAGCGACAGGAATACATCCAAGCCCAATTCCCCATGCTCATTTTGTTACGACAACAACACATAAGACGTTGCGAGGACCTCGTGGTGGTATGATTTTATGTAAAGAGGAATTTGCAAAGAAAATAGATAAATCGGTATTCCCTGGTATGCAGGGCGGGCCCCTTATGCACATCATTGCAGCTAAGGCGGTAGCGTTCAAAGAAGCATTAGGTGAGGATTTCAAAACATATACGAAAAATATCGTGTCAAATGCAAAACGTCTGGGAGAAGCTTTAACTAAAGAAGGGTTTCGCCTTGTCTCTGACGGTACGGATAATCACCTTCTACTGTTAGATGTGAAAAAGATAGGATTAACTGGAAAAGTTGCCGAAAAAGCTCTGGATGAAGTAGGAATCACAGTAAATAAAAACACCATCCCATTTGATGAAGAAAGTCCGTTCGTAACTAGTGGTATCCGGATTGGAACGGCAGCTGTAACGACGAGAGGGTTTGGTGAAGAGGAAATGGATGAAATTGCATCCATAATGTCCTTTACGTTGCAAAACCACGAAGATGAAGAAAAGTTAAAAGAGGCGAAAGAAAGAGTAACTGAATTAACCAGAAAATTCCCGTTATATGAAAGATAA
- a CDS encoding L-threonylcarbamoyladenylate synthase produces the protein MSRYDKTHYWKVDINTVSVEDPNIQEAAIALRKGEVVAFPTETVYGLGADATKYDAVQKIFSAKGRPSDNPLIVHIGDKNQISELALDIKKHAFKLMDTFWPGPLTIIVKEKRVCAENVTAGLNTVGIRIPDHPVALALLQASQLPVAAPSANRSGKPSPTTANHVLQDLSNRIFGVLDGGPTGIGVESTVIDCTEDIPVILRPGGITLEAIREVIGDVIYDSALYRDDQKPKSPGMKYAHYAPNAPLWIVEGGVETLQKQINELTERGKKVGVMVSDEHVPHISADIVQSCGSKAHLEEVASKLYDVLRSFDQLEADIILAEPFPYEGIGEAVMNRLLKAASHVVKL, from the coding sequence GTGAGTCGTTATGATAAAACCCACTATTGGAAAGTTGATATAAATACTGTATCCGTAGAGGATCCGAATATACAAGAAGCAGCGATTGCGTTACGAAAAGGAGAAGTAGTGGCTTTCCCGACCGAAACCGTTTATGGATTAGGGGCAGATGCTACTAAATATGATGCAGTACAAAAAATTTTTTCCGCAAAAGGTCGCCCATCCGATAATCCACTTATTGTCCACATAGGGGATAAAAATCAAATCTCTGAATTGGCATTAGATATAAAAAAACATGCATTCAAGTTAATGGACACCTTTTGGCCGGGTCCGTTAACGATTATCGTGAAAGAAAAGCGGGTTTGTGCAGAAAATGTAACAGCAGGACTGAATACAGTCGGCATTCGCATACCTGACCATCCTGTAGCCCTTGCTTTGCTTCAAGCGAGTCAGCTACCTGTTGCTGCACCTAGTGCCAATCGATCTGGTAAGCCGAGTCCAACAACGGCAAACCATGTCCTTCAAGATTTATCGAATCGAATCTTTGGTGTATTAGATGGTGGCCCAACGGGAATAGGGGTTGAATCAACGGTTATAGACTGTACAGAAGATATTCCCGTTATTTTACGTCCCGGCGGAATAACGTTAGAAGCGATTCGTGAAGTGATTGGTGACGTTATATATGATAGTGCTTTGTATCGTGATGATCAAAAACCGAAGTCTCCTGGGATGAAGTATGCTCACTATGCACCAAATGCCCCTCTCTGGATTGTCGAAGGTGGAGTAGAGACCTTGCAAAAACAAATTAATGAACTAACTGAACGAGGGAAAAAGGTTGGTGTGATGGTAAGTGATGAGCATGTTCCTCATATTTCGGCAGACATCGTTCAAAGTTGCGGTTCGAAAGCCCATTTAGAGGAGGTAGCATCAAAGCTTTATGATGTATTACGGTCGTTTGATCAGCTGGAGGCCGATATTATCCTGGCTGAACCCTTTCCATATGAAGGTATAGGTGAAGCGGTGATGAACCGACTATTGAAAGCAGCCTCCCACGTTGTAAAACTTTAA
- a CDS encoding TIGR01440 family protein, which translates to MEDIQAHTRDIVQEWLRSDLLKPNQLLVVGCSTSEIAGENIGTSGSEIIARAVYDELKVLQREASIELVFQCCEHLNRALVVEEEVALKHQFSIVSVIPVPSAGGSMASYAFQQFEQPVVVESLKADAGIDIGNTLIGMHLKPVAVPLRFARRNIGSANVINARTRPKLIGGNRAIYTEEEAIKKRSDSHGR; encoded by the coding sequence ATTGAAGATATTCAAGCTCATACAAGGGACATTGTACAAGAGTGGCTTCGTTCGGATTTGTTAAAACCGAATCAGCTGTTAGTAGTCGGATGCTCCACTAGTGAAATCGCTGGTGAAAACATTGGCACATCGGGAAGTGAAATTATTGCACGTGCTGTCTATGATGAATTGAAGGTACTACAACGAGAGGCATCGATCGAGTTAGTTTTTCAATGCTGTGAACATTTAAATCGTGCTCTTGTGGTGGAAGAAGAGGTGGCGCTAAAACACCAATTCAGTATCGTGTCAGTCATTCCTGTACCAAGTGCTGGCGGTTCTATGGCATCATATGCTTTTCAGCAGTTCGAACAGCCAGTTGTTGTAGAATCACTAAAAGCAGATGCTGGAATTGACATTGGAAATACGCTAATTGGCATGCACTTAAAACCTGTTGCCGTCCCGTTGCGCTTTGCTAGACGAAACATTGGTTCCGCGAATGTGATAAACGCTCGTACACGTCCAAAATTAATTGGAGGAAATCGGGCTATTTATACAGAAGAAGAAGCTATAAAAAAAAGAAGCGACAGTCATGGAAGATGA
- a CDS encoding thymidine kinase — protein MYEMNQNGWLETICGSMFSGKSEELIRRVRRATYAKLAVKVFKPVIDNRYAEEAVVSHDGASVVAKPIERSIDIYDYIDENVDVIGIDEVQFFDERIVEVTQDLADRGYRVIVAGLDSDFRGEPFGPVPRLMSLSESVTKLNAICPICGSPASRTQRLIDGKPASYDDPVILVGASESYEPRCRHHHEVPNKPMISTPLQQVTGK, from the coding sequence GTGTATGAAATGAACCAAAACGGATGGCTTGAAACGATTTGTGGAAGTATGTTCTCAGGTAAGTCTGAAGAGTTAATACGGAGAGTGCGTAGAGCAACATACGCCAAATTAGCAGTAAAAGTTTTTAAGCCGGTGATTGATAATCGCTACGCAGAGGAAGCGGTCGTATCCCATGACGGAGCTTCAGTTGTTGCAAAACCGATTGAACGTTCTATTGATATATACGATTACATAGACGAAAACGTTGATGTAATTGGCATAGATGAAGTCCAATTTTTTGACGAGCGTATCGTTGAGGTGACACAAGATTTAGCAGATAGAGGATACCGCGTCATTGTTGCTGGTCTTGATTCCGATTTTCGTGGTGAGCCCTTTGGTCCTGTTCCGAGGCTCATGTCGTTAAGCGAATCAGTCACAAAATTAAATGCAATATGTCCTATCTGTGGTTCGCCAGCGAGCCGTACTCAAAGACTAATCGATGGTAAACCAGCATCCTATGATGATCCTGTCATTTTAGTCGGAGCATCAGAGTCATATGAACCGAGATGTCGTCATCACCATGAAGTACCTAATAAGCCTATGATTAGCACACCTTTGCAACAAGTGACGGGAAAATAA
- a CDS encoding mannitol-1-phosphate 5-dehydrogenase, which produces MLAVHFGAGNIGRGFIGGLLSKSGYDVTFVDVNEEIVDLLNKRKEYTVVLADEGNHAEKIRNVSALNSLTEPEQVVEAIAKADLVTTAVGPNILPIIAELMYKGLSKRSHDTSKPLNIIACENMIGGSAFLKEHVYDKASEEEQKQFDQLFAFPNAAVDRIVPNQTNEDKLLVSVEPFYEWVVEETATVGDVPPVNGITYVQDLTPYIERKLFTVNTGHAIVSYIGYQYGYKTVKEAIDDRSVYQSVLGALKESGAVLIEKYGFTKKQHEEYILKIVARYQNRHLSDELTRVGRAPIRKLGPNDRLISPAKQYYDMFETTPMNLTKGIAAALLYDDVHDGESVELQKSIRDQGVSATIQKICELEENHPLAQAILTQVEAFQQKK; this is translated from the coding sequence ATGTTAGCCGTCCATTTCGGAGCAGGAAATATTGGGAGAGGTTTCATTGGAGGATTGTTATCAAAATCCGGTTACGACGTAACCTTTGTAGACGTCAATGAAGAAATCGTTGACCTTCTAAATAAACGGAAAGAATATACTGTTGTATTAGCGGATGAAGGAAACCATGCTGAGAAGATTCGGAACGTTTCTGCACTTAATAGTCTGACAGAGCCCGAACAAGTAGTTGAGGCTATTGCCAAAGCAGATTTAGTCACAACTGCGGTCGGACCAAATATATTACCAATTATTGCTGAGCTTATGTACAAAGGACTAAGTAAACGGTCTCACGATACGAGCAAACCATTAAACATTATCGCTTGCGAAAATATGATTGGTGGAAGTGCGTTTTTAAAGGAACATGTTTATGACAAAGCTAGTGAAGAAGAGCAAAAGCAGTTTGATCAGTTATTCGCATTTCCAAATGCTGCTGTCGACCGAATCGTTCCTAATCAAACGAATGAAGACAAGCTCTTAGTATCAGTAGAGCCGTTTTACGAATGGGTCGTAGAGGAAACCGCAACGGTCGGGGATGTACCTCCTGTAAACGGCATCACATACGTACAAGACTTAACCCCTTATATTGAACGAAAATTGTTCACTGTTAATACCGGACATGCGATCGTATCTTATATCGGCTATCAATATGGGTATAAGACCGTAAAAGAAGCGATTGATGATCGAAGTGTGTATCAATCCGTTTTAGGTGCTCTTAAGGAGTCAGGTGCTGTCCTTATTGAAAAGTATGGGTTTACGAAGAAACAGCATGAAGAATATATACTGAAAATTGTAGCCCGTTACCAAAACCGTCATCTGTCGGACGAATTAACCCGAGTTGGAAGGGCGCCGATTCGCAAACTAGGACCGAATGACCGGCTTATCTCCCCCGCTAAGCAATATTACGACATGTTTGAAACAACACCCATGAACTTAACGAAAGGGATTGCTGCTGCTTTACTTTATGATGATGTTCATGATGGGGAGTCTGTAGAATTACAAAAATCAATTCGAGACCAAGGTGTATCAGCAACGATTCAAAAAATATGTGAATTAGAAGAAAATCATCCGTTAGCTCAAGCTATCCTTACCCAAGTTGAAGCGTTTCAACAGAAGAAATAA
- the rpiB gene encoding ribose 5-phosphate isomerase B, whose amino-acid sequence MKIVIASDHGGINLREEIAGLLKEMNIAYVDMGCDCEESVDYPDYGIPAAEKVAQGEFDLGILICGTGIGMSIAANKVKGVRCALVHDVFSAKMTKAHNDANVIAMGERVIGPGLAKEIVKAWLETEFEGGRHQNRIGKIADYEQKTI is encoded by the coding sequence GTGAAAATAGTAATAGCATCAGATCATGGAGGCATCAACCTTCGTGAAGAGATTGCAGGACTGCTAAAAGAAATGAATATTGCCTATGTAGATATGGGGTGTGACTGCGAAGAATCAGTCGATTATCCAGACTACGGTATTCCAGCAGCAGAAAAGGTGGCACAAGGAGAATTTGATTTAGGCATATTGATATGCGGAACAGGAATTGGTATGTCAATTGCAGCGAACAAAGTAAAAGGGGTACGTTGTGCGCTTGTACATGATGTGTTTAGTGCAAAAATGACGAAAGCACATAATGATGCAAACGTCATAGCGATGGGCGAACGTGTTATCGGACCAGGCCTGGCAAAGGAAATTGTGAAAGCGTGGCTGGAAACTGAATTTGAAGGTGGTCGTCACCAAAATCGTATTGGGAAAATTGCCGATTATGAACAGAAGACAATATAA
- a CDS encoding PTS sugar transporter subunit IIA → MTLSILSTDNIVVGAKIESKEEAIRKTGELLVEKGYVKPSYIEKMLEREELTSTYMGNFVAIPHGTEDAKQEVLASGIAIIQVPEGVDFGDGNIVKILIGIAGKDGEHLDILSNIAVVCSEEENIQKLVNAGNAEEILQLFHEVN, encoded by the coding sequence ATGACATTATCCATTTTATCAACAGACAATATTGTAGTTGGCGCAAAGATCGAATCAAAGGAAGAGGCTATTCGTAAAACCGGAGAATTATTAGTTGAAAAAGGATATGTGAAGCCTTCCTATATTGAGAAAATGCTGGAACGTGAGGAATTAACGTCTACCTATATGGGGAACTTCGTAGCTATTCCACACGGAACCGAAGATGCTAAACAGGAAGTGTTAGCTTCAGGTATTGCCATAATCCAAGTACCGGAAGGGGTAGACTTTGGTGATGGCAACATAGTCAAAATCTTAATTGGCATAGCTGGTAAGGATGGCGAGCATCTAGATATTCTATCAAACATTGCAGTTGTATGTTCTGAGGAAGAGAACATCCAGAAACTCGTTAACGCTGGCAACGCAGAAGAAATCTTACAACTATTTCATGAGGTGAATTAA